The following is a genomic window from Limisphaerales bacterium.
CCACCGCGGCCGGATCGTAAAGATTGCGGCCATCAAAAATGACCGGCTCGTTGAGTGCGTTTTTGATGCGCGCAAAGTCAGGGCTGCGAAACGCTTTCCATTCGGTGACAATCGCCAAAGCATCGGCACCCTCCAACGCTGCGTAAGGTTCATCGCAAAACTCAACGCTTTCCCCCAACATCGCCCGGGCCACGGGCATGGACTCTGGATCGTGAGCGCGCACGGTTGCACCTGCGGCGAGCAGCGAGCGAATGAGCACAAGGCTGGAGGCTTCGCGCATGTCATCGGTATTAGGCTTAAAGGCGAGGCCCCATACGGCGATGGTTTTGCCGCGCAACTCTCCCAATCGTTTTTTGATCTTTGCAAAGAGCACTTCCTTTTGCGCCTCGTTAGCGGCGCCCACGGCCAGGAGAATGCGTGGGGAGTAGCCATTGGCCCGGGCGGTTTGTTCCACGGCGCGCACGTCCTTGGGGAAACACGAGCCGCCATAACCGCAGCCGGGATATATGAACGAATAACCAATGCGCGAATCGGATCCGATGCCGAGACGCACGTGCTCGATGTCCGCGCCGACGCATTCGGCGATGTTGGCCATCTCATTCATAAAACTAATCTTCGTCGCCAGCATCGCGTTGGCGGCGTACTTGGTGAGCTCGGCGGAGCGCACGTCCATCGCGAACACGCGGTCGTGATTGCGGTTGAAGGGCGCGTACAACTCGCGCAATAAATTTTCCGCGCGCGAATCGGCAGTGCCTATCACGATGCGGTCGGGCTTCATAAAATCGCTAACCGCATCGCCTTCTTTGAGAAATTCCGGATTGGACGCCACGCTGAATTCAATCTCCTCGCCGCGCATTTGCAACTCACCGGCAATAGCCGCGCTGACTTGGTCGGCAGTGCCCACGGGCACGGTGGATTTATTCACCACTACGCGATGCTCGGTCATCTGCTGCCCAATGGTGCGCGCAACCTCAAGCACGTATTTCAAATCCGCCGAGCCATCGGCCTTCGGCGGCGTGCCCACAGCCACAAACTGCAATTCCCCGTGCGTCACCGCTTCGGCGACATCGGTAGTGAAACGCAAGCGGCCACTCTCGCGATTGCGTTTGATGACCCCCGCAAGCCCCGGCTCGTAAATGGGAATCTCGCCGTCATTCAATGCCGCCACGCGCTCGGCATCCACGTCCACGCACAACACCTCGTTGCCCACATCCGCAAGGCAAGCGCCGCTGACTAAACCAACGTAACCTGCGCCATAAACGGTGATTTTCATCGGAGAAAAATTATTTTGCGAACCACGGAACCGTCAGCGCCAAGCCTTGTTCCAATGTGTGCGTCGGCGCGTAACCCAAGTCGCGCTTCGCCGCACGAATGCTCGCGAGCGAATGTCGCACATCACCCGCGCGAAACTCGCGGTGCACGGGCTTGGCTTGACTGCCGGTGAGTTTGCGCAACTGTTGATGCAATTGATTCAAGGAAGCGCGCCGGCCGACCGCCACATTATACACATTCCCCGCCGCAGCCTTGGCGGTGGCGGCGAGGAGATTAGCCTGCACAACGTTGGCCACAAAACAAAAGTCGCGGCTGGTTTTTCCGTCGCCATAAATTTCGGCGGGTTTGCCACGCAACAACTCCTGTGTCCAACGCGGGATGACGGCGGCATACGCACCGGCGGGATCTTGGCGTGGGCCAAATACATTGAAGTATCGCAGCCCAACCAATTCCTGCCCGTAACCGCTGCCAAAAACCTGAGCGTATAATTCATCCACCATTTTGCTCACGGCATAGGGCGAAAGCAGCGTGCCGGTGATCGATTCCACTTTGGGAGAAGACTTCACGTCACCATAAACCGAACTACTCGAAGCGTACACAACACGCTGCGCCTTTGCCTTGCGCGCGGCTTGGAGGATATTCAGAAACCCTGTGGTGTTGGGCGCGTGCGTGCCGAGCGGATCAGCGAAAGAACGCGGCACGGAACCGAGGGCGGCTTGGTGCAAAACCAATTCCGCGCCGCGACACGCGCGCGCGCAATCCTTGGCGTTGGTGATGTCGCCTTCGATAAAACGAAAGGCACGCCGTTGGGCGGCGGTGACGCTGGCGCGCACGTCATCCAAATTGCGGGCGTGGCCGGTGGCGAAATTATCGAGGCCCACCACGCGTTGGTTGAGGCGCAAAAGAGTTTCGACCAAGTGCGAGCCAATGAAACCCGCCGCGCCGGTGACGAGCCATTTGCGCGGACGCCGCTTGAGCGCACGTTGAAGTTTTTCGTAAGCGGTCACTTGATAAGCCGTTCGAGCAACGGCAAAAATTGCTTGGCGCGCTTTTGCAATTTGGTGAGGCGCGCGAGGCGTTCTTTGATGAGCGCGTATTCTTCGGGACTGAGTTCGCTCTTTTCGTCGGCCAATGTATCATTGACGTCGGTGAGGCGGCGCTCGGCATTTTGAGCGCGGACTTTAAAAATTTGATCGTACGCCGTACGCACCATATCGCCTAATTCCAACACGGCCTCGAAATAATCCTTCCGCTCCTCCTGCAGCCACACTTTGCGAATGAAGCCCAATGCCAGCAGCTGCCGCGTGCCGGTGCTCACGCTACCTTTGCTGATGGAGATCGCCTCGCCAATTTCCGGGGCCGACATCGGTTCCGGCGCCAAATACAGCAGCCCGTAAATTTCACCCACCGAACGCGGGAAACTCAGCGCCTGCGCCATCCGCCCAAATACATCCACCAACTCCAGCCGCACGCGAGGCAGCGGCTTAGGTAGTGTTTTTCCTGGAATATCCTGTGTGGCAATCGCCATTTGGAAGGGAGATGACCTTAATAGAGAGCCAACTCGCGGGGACGCTTCGCGCCGGTCAATTCGCAAAAAACCGCTGTAAAACGGCCACCCACAACTCAACCCAGCTCAAAATTAGTTTATCTTCAATCTGTTCAAATTAAACTGAACAAACCGAACTGCTAAAAATTAGTGAATCAACGCCGCTTTGGCAAGGGGTTTTTATTCCCTTTTTGCTCTTCATTACACCAATTCTAAATCCTCCACCGACACATTCACCGCGGCGGCTTGACCGATAAAATCCAGCCGCAGCAGCGCGGTGGCCGGGCCGTGACGGTCTTCCACCC
Proteins encoded in this region:
- a CDS encoding UDP-glucose/GDP-mannose dehydrogenase family protein: MKITVYGAGYVGLVSGACLADVGNEVLCVDVDAERVAALNDGEIPIYEPGLAGVIKRNRESGRLRFTTDVAEAVTHGELQFVAVGTPPKADGSADLKYVLEVARTIGQQMTEHRVVVNKSTVPVGTADQVSAAIAGELQMRGEEIEFSVASNPEFLKEGDAVSDFMKPDRIVIGTADSRAENLLRELYAPFNRNHDRVFAMDVRSAELTKYAANAMLATKISFMNEMANIAECVGADIEHVRLGIGSDSRIGYSFIYPGCGYGGSCFPKDVRAVEQTARANGYSPRILLAVGAANEAQKEVLFAKIKKRLGELRGKTIAVWGLAFKPNTDDMREASSLVLIRSLLAAGATVRAHDPESMPVARAMLGESVEFCDEPYAALEGADALAIVTEWKAFRSPDFARIKNALNEPVIFDGRNLYDPAAVAAAGLEYQAIGRPVANATK
- a CDS encoding SDR family oxidoreductase — protein: MTAYEKLQRALKRRPRKWLVTGAAGFIGSHLVETLLRLNQRVVGLDNFATGHARNLDDVRASVTAAQRRAFRFIEGDITNAKDCARACRGAELVLHQAALGSVPRSFADPLGTHAPNTTGFLNILQAARKAKAQRVVYASSSSVYGDVKSSPKVESITGTLLSPYAVSKMVDELYAQVFGSGYGQELVGLRYFNVFGPRQDPAGAYAAVIPRWTQELLRGKPAEIYGDGKTSRDFCFVANVVQANLLAATAKAAAGNVYNVAVGRRASLNQLHQQLRKLTGSQAKPVHREFRAGDVRHSLASIRAAKRDLGYAPTHTLEQGLALTVPWFAK